Proteins encoded by one window of Porphyrobacter sp. YT40:
- a CDS encoding sulfurtransferase gives MNQLPSALVSTEWLAEHGNAPGLAILDASYHLPAAGRDAAAEFAAGHIPGARLLGLASLFDAGSSVPYAVPTPDQLAARLGLLGVSRDHAIVLYDDSAIRTAARAWFLLNAAGWENVAILDGGLEKWRAEGRAMEAGEAHAAPVAPPRLHPLKGVRTKAEMIENLESDREQVIDARSADRVYGTGIDPVHGLPMGRIPGARNLPFTDLFNADGTYKSTEEIRTAFEGAGLDMTRPIVGTCGSGVTASVLLFALHLIGERDTALYDGSWSEWGADPTTPKAQGPEI, from the coding sequence ATGAACCAGCTCCCTTCCGCGCTCGTGTCGACTGAATGGCTCGCCGAACATGGCAACGCCCCCGGGCTCGCAATTCTCGACGCTTCGTACCACCTGCCTGCCGCCGGACGCGATGCGGCGGCGGAGTTTGCCGCGGGGCATATCCCCGGAGCCCGCCTCCTCGGGCTTGCCAGCCTGTTCGATGCAGGCTCGAGCGTGCCCTATGCCGTGCCCACACCCGACCAGCTGGCCGCGCGGCTGGGCCTGCTGGGCGTCAGCCGTGATCATGCAATCGTGCTTTACGATGACAGCGCGATCCGCACCGCTGCGCGCGCGTGGTTCCTCCTTAACGCGGCCGGGTGGGAGAACGTCGCGATCCTTGATGGCGGCCTCGAAAAGTGGCGGGCGGAGGGCCGCGCGATGGAAGCCGGCGAGGCGCACGCCGCCCCCGTCGCCCCGCCCCGGCTGCACCCGCTCAAAGGCGTGCGGACCAAGGCCGAGATGATCGAGAACCTCGAAAGCGACCGAGAACAGGTGATCGATGCGCGCTCGGCTGACCGGGTCTACGGCACTGGGATCGATCCCGTGCATGGCCTGCCGATGGGCCGCATTCCCGGTGCGCGCAACCTGCCCTTCACCGATCTCTTCAATGCCGACGGCACCTACAAGTCGACCGAGGAAATCCGCACGGCGTTCGAAGGCGCGGGGCTGGACATGACCCGGCCCATCGTCGGCACCTGCGGCAGCGGGGTGACGGCGAGCGTGCTGCTGTTTGCGCTGCATCTGATCGGAGAGCGAGACACCGCGCTTTACGACGGCAGCTGGAGCGAATGGGGCGCGGACCCCACCACACCCAAGGCGCAGGGACCCGAGATTTGA
- the queF gene encoding preQ(1) synthase, translating into METTPPSKPQPQFLGRDTPLPASPEEAVLDYVPNPRVGLTYLVRFVSPEFTSLCPVTNQPDFAHLVIDYVPGETIVESKSLKLFLGSFRNHNGFHEDVTVGIGVRLFQEMRPQWLRIGGYWYPRGGIPIDVFWQSGAPPADLWLPDQGVPSYRGRG; encoded by the coding sequence ATGGAAACCACACCCCCCTCCAAGCCGCAGCCGCAATTCCTCGGGCGCGACACGCCGCTGCCCGCTTCGCCGGAAGAGGCGGTGCTCGACTACGTGCCCAACCCGCGCGTCGGGCTTACCTATCTGGTGCGCTTCGTCTCGCCGGAGTTCACCTCGCTGTGCCCGGTGACGAACCAGCCGGACTTCGCGCATCTGGTGATCGACTATGTGCCGGGCGAAACCATCGTCGAGAGCAAGAGCCTGAAGCTGTTCCTCGGGAGCTTCCGCAACCACAACGGCTTTCACGAGGATGTGACCGTGGGGATCGGCGTACGTCTGTTCCAAGAAATGCGCCCGCAATGGCTGCGGATCGGCGGCTACTGGTATCCGCGCGGGGGTATCCCGATCGACGTGTTCTGGCAGAGCGGCGCGCCGCCTGCGGATCTCTGGCTGCCCGATCAGGGCGTGCCCTCCTATCGCGGGCGCGGGTAG